Sequence from the Toxoplasma gondii ME49 chromosome Ib, whole genome shotgun sequence genome:
AGAACGTTTCAGCGTCGTTTGTTCCGTTAGGTAGCGACGTGACATGCACAAAGAGCTGTAGATTCCTAGAGGCTTTCGCTGGGATATCTTTACCCTCACCAGCCACTACGGTGTTGACTCCGAACTGTAATTGACATGTAAACATATATCCATGTGCAGCCCCCGCACACTTGAATTTTTATTTGGTAGAACAACCACAGCCGAGAACGGGACAAATCCGAGACTGAGCTGTTCTCTGCGTTCCATCCGCTCAAAACCGTTTCATGATGAAGAGTGGTCCCAAACGTGTGTCGCAGTTTTTCGAGGTGCCGCCAGATTCCTAAGGTGAAGGGATGAGATCTCTTTCCGAAACTACTGCACCTCTGGTACTGAGTGGAGCTGGAAGGTTTCTGAACATACATTCGTGCATTGTTGGTTTCGGTTTCGCTGCGGTAACGTGATGCAATACCTCCCCTAAGCGATCAGCGTTTCGTGCCAATTCCAGCCTACACTGTCGTCCGCCAAATGGTGTATAGGAATTTTTCCGCTCTACATCTAGCGCTGTTTGTGACCTGTCACTCACGGACTACCATGAGCTACAGACACCGTCAAACTCTACTAATGCAACCTGTTTTTCCGCTTGGCGCTCAAGTCTAACACACACCACATCGTACACGATGAATGCCCTACGCTATTTTCCGTCGTGGTTGTCTGTAAGGTCGACTACCTCTGCTTGCCAACCAAATATGGATTTCGTATACAGCATGTGGAAACAGCGGAGAAGCATAGTTGAAAGTCTTGGGTCATCTCTGGGTAGTACGGACTGTCCGGTGCTTCCAGCAAGACTGCCTCGGCCACCCTTCCGCTTTCCGGTAGGGgacgggaagaagggagCACGACACTCCTTTAGTACAGGCGAGTTCGCATCTCACAGCAGCTTGCAAGAACACAAACACCACCTGGTTCTGGCTGTTTACGGGCTACGAGTACATCTTTGAATTGGACCAAAAAGAGGATTAACGGGTAACCCGGGCTTTCACAGCAGACAGACTAGCGACAGGGTATGAGATAGAGAACTCAATCAAACCGAGCTTGTTACGTCTCTGTTCGACCGGACACTATTCAGTTTCTTCGGTTCTGGTTGTTCGACGGGCGTCCCGCACTGGGAACAACAACATTGGGCAGGTTGATGTCAAGTGCACGCAGCATGTCGGCCGTGTCCTGGTCAACGGTGATGGTCGCCACATCGACCTCCGATCGCTCGGGGACGAAATCCATGCGGCGCTcacgctcttcttcctgcaaTTTGAGAGAAATGCCTCGGACCGGTCCCTTTTGGATTCTCTTCATCAGATGCTGAACACATAACAAAAGGGAACACCACCACACTTAATGACATGATGCCATCACGGCACTGAAATTTGGTTTCGTAGTAATCGACGTAGGCCTACACTCGGTGACTTTTACAAGAACTGCAGAGATCGGACGTGCCGGTGACAAGTGCGCGTGTCACCATACatacagaggagacgaataACAAGAAATCACCACAAACGAGGTCGAAGCTTTGGAAGTACGGCAGTAACGATCACCAATGCAGAGCAATAGCGATGGATCACCATGTGCTGATGTAGTAGACTATGGTGATTTTAACTCGCTTACACTAAAACCCAGCCTCCGGCACGCGCAGACACAAGGAAGAAAATGGCGCAGAGTTTGGCGCTAACCTCCACTGAACCCGCATCCTGCACTCGACAAACCAAATGCAGTGCTTAGTCCCGGATAGAAAACCATACTTACGGTTACGAATCCCGCAA
This genomic interval carries:
- the RPS17 gene encoding ribosomal protein RPS17 (encoded by transcript TGME49_207840), translating into MGRVRTRTVKRAARQIVEKYYAKLTLDFQINKKISEEVAVIPSKRMRNRVAGFVTHLMKRIQKGPVRGISLKLQEEERERRMDFVPERSEVDVATITVDQDTADMLRALDINLPNVVVPSAGRPSNNQNRRN